Proteins from a genomic interval of Nostoc sp. TCL240-02:
- a CDS encoding GAF domain-containing protein has product MSSENLLTFDSEHLSWQWNIAQIQAQNITDNVVELMLIKLKKLPENTQKILRLAACIGAEFNLDTLSIVCDQPPETGFQDLLTAIQVGLIQPLSELNENLLIQEYKFLYDRVQQASYKLIDESHKKVVHLQIGRNILGKTLPERLSDRLFEIVDHLNHGIELVADQPERNEIARLNLIAGQKAKAAIAYSMAQKYLATARVWLAASSWQTNYDLTLELYLETTEVAYLCGDFEQVEHWAAIVLQSAKTIFDIVKVYEVKIQTNIAQNQPLEAINTGLQVLQQLGISFPETPTQSDIQLELDAIASLFSEKQIKDLIHLPEMTEPDKLAAMRILSRITITAWIAAPDLMVLLVSKQVSLSFEHGNSFASSFAYANFGLILCGKVEDIETGYEFGQLALRQLSQPKSHSLRARTSLIVNTFIIHWKDHLRDTLQPLLEVYQSWLETGDLEFAAYGARSYCFNSYVVGNELVEVEREMAAYNEALGQIKQETALTWNQTFHQAIANLMGYSVNPTRLVGKFYNEENGLPQHEAANDGTAIFDVYFNKLFLCYLFSEYAQAVENSIIAERYLIRITGTPIAPFYYLYDALTRLVTYPESSAQAQEKIFEKIAVSQDKIKQWAHYAPMNHLHKYHLVQSETARVLGQLLEAEEFYEQAILGAKDNEYLQEEALAYELAAKHYLARGREKIAQTYMKEAHYCYERWGASAKVKDLESRYPQLFPQSSGMASTQIRITAGTNSNTSHIAFDLATVMKASLAISSKIELDQLLSSLMQILIENAGAQNGCLLLENSGEWAIEAACELNDGEQVCATQVLQSIPTTNYLPESIINYVIRTHECVILNDATREGNFINESYIQHNQTQSILCLPLLNQSKLVGVLYLENQLASGAFTPERVSFPAGGCANGDMRSELFKTSQNANKQNTS; this is encoded by the coding sequence TTGTCTAGCGAAAATTTGTTGACCTTTGATTCAGAACATTTAAGTTGGCAGTGGAACATAGCTCAGATCCAAGCCCAAAACATCACTGATAATGTTGTGGAGTTGATGCTGATTAAGTTGAAGAAACTGCCAGAGAATACACAGAAAATTCTCCGGTTAGCTGCTTGCATCGGTGCTGAATTTAATTTAGATACGCTATCGATTGTTTGTGATCAACCACCTGAAACGGGTTTTCAAGATTTACTAACAGCCATACAAGTTGGATTAATTCAACCACTATCTGAATTAAATGAAAACTTGTTAATTCAAGAATATAAGTTTCTGTACGACCGCGTGCAGCAAGCCTCATACAAATTAATCGATGAGTCGCACAAAAAAGTTGTTCATCTCCAAATTGGTCGTAATATTCTTGGAAAAACTTTGCCGGAGCGACTATCAGACCGACTGTTTGAAATTGTCGATCATCTTAATCATGGAATTGAGCTTGTTGCAGATCAACCTGAACGCAATGAAATTGCTAGATTAAATTTAATCGCCGGACAGAAAGCAAAGGCTGCGATTGCCTATAGTATGGCTCAAAAATATTTAGCCACAGCAAGAGTTTGGCTAGCAGCTTCTAGCTGGCAAACAAACTATGACCTGACATTAGAGTTATATTTAGAAACAACAGAAGTCGCGTACTTGTGTGGCGATTTTGAGCAGGTAGAACACTGGGCGGCGATCGTTCTACAATCAGCCAAAACCATTTTTGACATCGTGAAAGTTTACGAAGTCAAAATTCAAACTAACATCGCGCAGAACCAGCCATTAGAAGCAATCAACACTGGATTGCAAGTTTTGCAGCAACTAGGAATCAGTTTTCCTGAAACGCCAACTCAGTCAGACATTCAGCTTGAGCTAGATGCGATCGCATCACTCTTTAGTGAGAAACAGATTAAAGACTTGATCCATTTGCCGGAAATGACCGAGCCAGACAAATTAGCAGCAATGCGAATCTTATCTAGAATTACGATTACGGCCTGGATTGCCGCTCCTGATTTAATGGTCTTATTGGTATCTAAACAAGTCAGCTTATCATTCGAGCATGGAAATTCCTTTGCGTCTTCCTTTGCTTATGCCAACTTTGGATTAATTCTGTGTGGAAAGGTCGAAGATATCGAGACTGGCTACGAGTTTGGACAGTTAGCTTTAAGGCAGTTGTCACAACCTAAGTCCCATTCACTCAGAGCTAGAACATCGCTCATCGTGAATACCTTCATTATTCATTGGAAAGATCATCTGAGAGACACATTACAACCATTACTAGAAGTCTATCAAAGTTGGCTAGAAACCGGGGATTTAGAGTTTGCCGCCTATGGCGCTCGCTCTTATTGCTTTAACTCCTATGTTGTCGGAAACGAACTCGTGGAGGTTGAACGCGAAATGGCGGCATATAATGAAGCACTTGGTCAAATCAAACAGGAAACAGCACTAACCTGGAATCAAACATTTCACCAGGCGATCGCAAATTTAATGGGATACTCGGTCAACCCAACCCGTTTAGTTGGCAAATTCTACAATGAGGAGAATGGATTGCCACAACACGAAGCAGCAAATGATGGAACTGCAATCTTTGATGTCTATTTTAATAAACTTTTCTTGTGCTACCTATTTTCTGAGTATGCTCAGGCAGTTGAAAACTCAATCATAGCAGAACGTTATTTAATCCGAATAACAGGTACACCTATTGCGCCTTTTTACTACCTATATGATGCTTTGACAAGACTCGTAACATACCCTGAAAGCAGCGCTCAAGCGCAAGAGAAAATCTTCGAAAAAATTGCGGTTAGCCAGGATAAAATAAAGCAATGGGCACATTATGCGCCCATGAATCATTTGCATAAATATCATTTAGTGCAATCAGAAACTGCACGAGTTTTGGGTCAGTTGCTTGAGGCAGAAGAATTCTACGAGCAAGCAATTCTTGGGGCCAAAGACAACGAGTATTTGCAAGAAGAAGCATTAGCTTATGAATTAGCTGCTAAACATTATTTGGCAAGAGGTAGAGAAAAAATCGCCCAAACTTACATGAAGGAAGCACATTACTGCTATGAACGATGGGGAGCATCTGCAAAGGTGAAAGATTTAGAAAGTCGCTATCCCCAGCTATTTCCTCAATCGTCGGGCATGGCTTCCACGCAAATCCGCATCACTGCTGGAACTAACTCTAATACCTCACATATCGCTTTCGACTTAGCGACGGTGATGAAAGCTTCCCTTGCGATTTCGAGTAAGATTGAACTGGATCAGTTGCTCAGTTCTCTGATGCAGATATTAATTGAGAATGCAGGCGCACAAAACGGATGTCTGCTTTTGGAAAACTCAGGAGAATGGGCGATCGAAGCTGCTTGTGAACTGAATGATGGTGAGCAAGTCTGTGCTACGCAAGTCCTACAATCTATCCCAACTACAAATTATCTTCCTGAATCAATTATTAATTATGTGATTCGTACTCATGAATGTGTCATTTTAAATGATGCTACTCGTGAAGGTAATTTTATTAATGAGTCATATATTCAACACAATCAAACTCAATCAATCTTATGTTTACCTCTGCTCAATCAAAGTAAGCTAGTGGGGGTGTTATATCTAGAAAATCAATTGGCATCTGGGGCATTTACACCAGAGCGAGTCTCCTTCCCTGCGGGAGGCTGCGCCAACGGAGACATGCGATCGGAGCTTTTCAAGACATCACAGAACGCAAACAAGCAGAACACCTCTTAG
- a CDS encoding AAA family ATPase codes for MNRLLDYRTDFYSLGVTFYELLTGHLPFPTTDILELVHCHIAKQPVPPHEINTTIPKPVSDIIFKLMAKNAEDRSVPPHEINTTIPKPVSDIIFKLMAKNAEDRYQSAWGIKADLEICAELAEICQISSIQLGFQDVSGKFQIPQKLYGRDKEVAMLLAAFNRVACSESNCVATLSKNSEHREQAGNPKFQVEMMLVSGYAGIGKSALVQEIYKPITQKRGYFISGKFDQFQRNIPYSAIASALQKLVQQILGEPNDKVQQWRSHLLIALETNGQIIIDVIPEVELIIGKQPPVPEIGATEAQNRFHRIFGQFVRVFCSESHPLVIFLDDLQWIDSATLKLIELMLLDEQTQSLFLIGAYRDNEVNQTHPLALMLEKLRKKGAVLQEIILTPLTLLPLSQLIAETLHHNIDNVHSLAELVLRKTEGNPFLSMNS; via the coding sequence ATGAACCGTTTACTCGATTACCGCACCGATTTTTACTCCCTTGGTGTGACATTTTACGAACTGCTAACCGGACATCTGCCGTTTCCCACAACCGACATACTTGAGTTAGTCCACTGTCATATAGCTAAACAGCCTGTTCCACCTCATGAAATAAATACAACGATTCCTAAGCCAGTTTCAGATATCATTTTCAAACTGATGGCGAAAAATGCAGAAGATCGCTCTGTTCCACCTCATGAAATAAATACAACGATTCCTAAGCCAGTTTCAGATATCATTTTCAAACTGATGGCGAAAAATGCAGAAGATCGCTATCAGAGTGCTTGGGGAATCAAAGCAGATTTAGAAATCTGTGCTGAATTAGCAGAAATCTGTCAAATCTCTAGCATTCAACTTGGGTTTCAAGACGTTTCGGGTAAGTTTCAAATTCCCCAAAAACTGTATGGACGGGACAAGGAAGTTGCAATGTTACTGGCGGCGTTTAATCGCGTAGCGTGTTCAGAGTCAAATTGCGTCGCTACTTTATCAAAGAATTCGGAACACAGAGAACAAGCGGGCAATCCAAAATTCCAAGTCGAAATGATGTTGGTATCTGGCTATGCTGGCATTGGGAAATCTGCGTTAGTGCAGGAAATCTATAAACCAATTACCCAAAAGCGCGGCTATTTTATCTCTGGTAAATTTGATCAATTTCAGCGCAATATTCCCTACAGCGCGATCGCATCTGCCCTGCAAAAATTGGTGCAGCAAATACTTGGCGAACCAAATGACAAAGTGCAACAGTGGCGATCGCACCTTCTAATAGCTTTAGAAACCAACGGACAAATTATCATTGATGTGATCCCGGAAGTTGAATTAATTATTGGTAAGCAGCCACCCGTCCCAGAAATTGGAGCAACTGAAGCTCAAAATCGCTTTCATCGAATCTTTGGGCAGTTTGTGCGGGTGTTTTGTTCAGAATCACATCCCCTGGTGATCTTCTTAGATGATTTGCAGTGGATAGACTCAGCAACGCTGAAGTTAATCGAGTTGATGCTCCTTGATGAGCAAACCCAATCACTATTTTTGATTGGAGCCTATCGAGATAATGAAGTAAATCAAACGCATCCATTAGCATTAATGCTAGAAAAACTGCGAAAAAAAGGGGCAGTGCTTCAAGAAATTATCCTGACACCATTAACGCTCTTGCCGTTGAGTCAGTTAATTGCCGAGACGCTACATCACAATATTGACAATGTTCATTCTTTAGCTGAGTTGGTATTGCGTAAAACTGAGGGCAATCCTTTTTTGTCAATGAATTCTTGA
- a CDS encoding DUF1800 domain-containing protein, protein MTVKPKYWVLLLLLLLGGIAPGNAASTPVDPKVLHIINRLSFGPRPGDVQRVESMGVERYIQEQLSPESIPEPQSLTSQLKQLDTLHLNPVELLEYGTTNLPGQKPTQSERKAANERAKQVLDQAVQARLLEATSSQRQLQEVMVDFWYNHFNVDAAKGRDRLWVGAYEQQAIRPYALGHFRDLLGATAHHPAMQYYLDNFQNRADSRPDAQGNIRGLNENYARELMELHTLGVDGGYTQQDVIALARILSGWGFSRPGQQTDNSFGFYFNPKRHDFSDKVFLGHTIKSGGEAQGEKALDILARSPVTAHHISYQIAQYFVSDVPPTDLVNNLTQRYLATDGNIREVLNTLFHSREFWDAKNFNAKFKTPLQYAISAVRATGVEVNNTKPISNLLQQMGMPLYGCQTPDGYKNTADVWLNPDAMNRRLSFALAIANGNLPLSSIPTNMEQGQQTIGTGQRPLQKSPSIPVDASQLTNTLGNSFSIKTQEAIASSSPQIHSALILGSPEFMHR, encoded by the coding sequence ATGACTGTAAAGCCGAAATATTGGGTGTTGTTGCTGTTGCTCTTACTGGGAGGAATTGCCCCTGGTAATGCAGCCTCCACACCTGTTGACCCAAAGGTATTACATATAATTAATCGCCTCAGTTTTGGCCCTCGTCCGGGAGACGTGCAAAGAGTGGAGTCTATGGGTGTAGAGCGATACATTCAGGAGCAACTCTCACCCGAATCGATTCCCGAACCGCAAAGTCTCACCAGCCAACTAAAGCAGCTAGATACTCTCCACTTGAATCCGGTGGAACTTTTAGAATATGGCACAACAAATCTTCCAGGACAAAAACCCACCCAGTCTGAAAGAAAAGCTGCCAATGAAAGGGCTAAACAGGTACTAGATCAGGCAGTCCAGGCGCGATTATTAGAGGCAACTAGCAGTCAGCGACAACTCCAGGAAGTGATGGTGGACTTTTGGTACAACCATTTTAATGTGGATGCTGCTAAAGGACGCGATCGCCTCTGGGTGGGAGCTTATGAACAACAGGCAATTCGACCTTACGCTTTGGGTCACTTTCGTGACTTATTAGGAGCAACCGCTCATCATCCAGCTATGCAGTATTATCTAGACAACTTCCAAAATCGGGCTGACAGTCGCCCTGATGCCCAAGGTAATATTCGAGGTTTGAATGAGAACTATGCCCGCGAACTGATGGAGCTACACACTCTCGGCGTAGATGGAGGGTATACTCAGCAAGATGTGATTGCTCTGGCGCGAATTTTAAGTGGTTGGGGTTTTAGTCGTCCCGGTCAGCAGACAGATAATAGTTTCGGATTTTACTTTAATCCAAAACGTCATGATTTTAGCGACAAAGTTTTCTTGGGACACACAATAAAAAGCGGTGGTGAAGCCCAAGGGGAGAAAGCTTTAGATATTTTGGCCCGTAGTCCGGTGACTGCACATCACATCAGCTATCAGATAGCTCAATATTTTGTCAGCGATGTTCCCCCAACTGATCTGGTAAACAATCTCACACAACGTTATCTTGCCACTGATGGCAATATTCGTGAGGTTCTCAACACCCTATTCCACAGCCGGGAATTCTGGGATGCAAAAAACTTTAATGCCAAGTTTAAAACACCACTTCAATACGCTATCTCTGCGGTACGGGCTACAGGTGTCGAAGTAAATAACACAAAACCAATCTCCAATCTGCTGCAACAGATGGGAATGCCTTTATACGGTTGCCAAACTCCAGATGGTTACAAAAACACAGCAGATGTGTGGTTAAATCCTGATGCAATGAATCGCCGCCTCAGTTTTGCTTTGGCGATCGCTAATGGAAATTTACCCTTATCAAGCATCCCCACAAATATGGAACAGGGACAGCAAACAATTGGCACAGGGCAAAGACCTTTACAAAAGTCTCCTAGTATTCCTGTAGATGCTTCGCAACTAACCAATACCTTGGGCAATTCGTTTTCAATAAAAACCCAGGAAGCGATCGCCTCTAGTTCCCCTCAAATTCATAGTGCTTTAATTTTGGGCAGTCCAGAATTTATGCATCGTTAG
- a CDS encoding alkaline phosphatase family protein, with protein sequence MSHQGSKNRCGNRVNGSSARFAPSKLWSESGNNAIIITWDEDSNPPDKAQIQGCCGFDPDSKANFGGGHIATIVITNHASQRIVDNTPYNHYSLLRTTEDAFGIYEYLNSANDTTKGVRPMTNLFVKK encoded by the coding sequence ATGTCACACCAAGGGAGTAAAAATCGGTGCGGTAATCGAGTAAACGGTTCATCCGCCCGGTTTGCTCCTTCTAAGTTGTGGTCTGAGTCTGGCAACAATGCGATTATTATTACTTGGGATGAAGATAGTAATCCTCCTGACAAAGCCCAAATTCAAGGTTGTTGTGGTTTCGATCCTGATAGCAAAGCTAACTTTGGCGGCGGTCACATTGCGACGATTGTGATTACTAATCACGCCTCACAGCGCATTGTAGATAACACACCCTATAATCACTACTCATTGCTACGAACTACTGAAGATGCTTTTGGCATCTATGAATACTTAAACTCTGCTAATGACACGACTAAAGGAGTTAGACCGATGACCAATCTATTTGTGAAAAAATAA
- a CDS encoding PAS domain-containing protein: MDTNQRYRFVNRTYEVWFNLSRDEILGKSVHELLGETVYQRVEPYINQVFEGQTVTLEAEIPFSLGKRCISATLIPDGDRNTQVRGFYSLMTDISEQRNAALREQKRAEQASILEERNRMAREIHDTLAHPHHNTFCL, translated from the coding sequence GTGGATACAAATCAGCGCTATCGGTTTGTTAACCGTACTTATGAGGTTTGGTTTAACCTTAGTCGAGATGAGATTTTGGGCAAATCTGTTCATGAACTTCTGGGTGAGACGGTTTATCAACGGGTTGAGCCGTATATCAATCAAGTATTTGAAGGTCAAACTGTAACTCTGGAAGCAGAAATTCCCTTTTCACTGGGTAAAAGGTGCATCAGTGCTACCTTGATCCCCGATGGCGATCGCAATACTCAAGTGAGAGGATTCTACAGTCTAATGACAGACATTAGCGAACAGCGAAACGCTGCACTGCGCGAACAAAAACGCGCCGAGCAAGCCTCAATTCTGGAAGAACGCAACCGCATGGCGCGAGAAATTCACGATACGCTAGCCCATCCCCATCACAACACTTTCTGCCTGTAG
- a CDS encoding DUF1501 domain-containing protein: protein MKRRDFLIQSGIFSTSAIAAIASNAWVARSATQNSNQKRLIVIFLRGAVDGLNIVVPYSETAYYQARPQIAIPQPGKEGGVIDLDGRFGLHPALATLIPEWQQNSLAFVHACGSPDPTRSHFDAQQYMENATPGNKHTQDGWMNRLLGVISQKTPIQAVSVGETTPWIFSGRMPVANIASGRNAKRPLPIDRPQLAAAFDRLYSSNDALSQTYHQGRMARQAIMSDLDSEMNLANNGAPSPDGFASDAQRLAQLMLKDSRIELGFMALGGWDTHVNQGSTEGQLARNLKKLGNGLAALVKSLGSVYQNTIIVVMSEFGRTVKQNDNGGTDHGHGNVMWVLGGQIRGGKVYGEWPSLSTAQLYQGRDLAITTDFRDVISAVLEDHLHLNEAKLNQVLPNYASTQKVALIVK, encoded by the coding sequence ATGAAAAGACGTGACTTCTTAATCCAAAGTGGAATTTTTTCCACTTCCGCGATCGCAGCTATAGCTAGCAATGCTTGGGTGGCTAGATCCGCTACCCAAAATAGTAACCAGAAGCGCTTAATTGTAATTTTCCTTCGTGGCGCGGTAGACGGTTTAAACATCGTAGTTCCTTACTCAGAGACAGCTTACTATCAAGCCCGACCGCAAATTGCTATTCCCCAACCAGGGAAGGAAGGGGGAGTAATAGATTTAGATGGACGCTTTGGGTTGCATCCAGCATTAGCTACTTTGATACCAGAATGGCAGCAGAACAGCTTGGCATTTGTTCATGCTTGTGGTTCTCCCGATCCAACTCGCTCTCACTTTGATGCTCAACAATATATGGAAAACGCTACTCCTGGCAACAAGCATACTCAGGATGGTTGGATGAATCGTTTACTAGGGGTGATTTCTCAAAAAACACCCATTCAAGCAGTAAGCGTTGGAGAAACAACACCCTGGATTTTTTCTGGCCGAATGCCTGTAGCTAACATTGCATCAGGGAGGAATGCTAAGAGACCTCTGCCAATAGATCGTCCTCAATTAGCAGCAGCATTCGATCGACTTTATAGCAGTAATGATGCTTTAAGTCAGACCTATCACCAAGGACGAATGGCGCGTCAGGCGATCATGAGTGACCTAGATAGTGAAATGAATTTGGCGAATAATGGTGCGCCTTCACCTGATGGTTTCGCCAGCGATGCCCAACGATTAGCGCAACTAATGCTCAAAGATTCCAGAATTGAGTTAGGGTTTATGGCTTTGGGGGGTTGGGATACTCATGTCAATCAAGGTAGCACTGAAGGACAGTTAGCTCGGAACTTAAAAAAATTGGGTAATGGTTTGGCAGCTTTAGTCAAAAGTTTGGGGAGCGTTTACCAGAATACAATAATTGTTGTAATGTCCGAGTTTGGTCGTACAGTCAAGCAAAATGATAACGGTGGTACTGACCACGGTCATGGGAATGTTATGTGGGTTTTGGGCGGTCAAATTCGCGGCGGTAAAGTTTACGGTGAATGGCCTAGCCTATCTACAGCCCAACTTTATCAAGGTAGGGACTTGGCTATTACCACTGATTTTCGGGATGTTATCTCTGCTGTGTTAGAAGATCATCTACATCTTAATGAAGCAAAATTGAATCAAGTGTTGCCAAATTATGCATCTACTCAGAAAGTAGCATTAATTGTCAAGTAA